The Streptomyces europaeiscabiei genome window below encodes:
- a CDS encoding radical SAM protein, whose amino-acid sequence MGSRTALVEDLMERFPHVPREAVFKEDLLRGGVAFDASALSDNEKGDVKPKSYFIFSFDHGTLPELGEAALRRPPEEIILTGGPYDLRRTVVSVRVNPSSPYRVASDEEGLLGLYLDGRRIADVGVPPMPEYYRHTLSNGKSVMEVAPTIQWGYLIYLTVFRVCQYFGAKEECQYCDINHNWRQHKAAGRPYTGVKDVDEVLEALEIIDRYDTAKTSTAYTLTGGAITKTVSGRDEADFYGHYAKAIEERFPDRWIGKVVAQALPLDDVKRFHDYGVKIYHPNYEVWDEYLFKMYCPGKERYVGRDEWHKRILDSAGVFGARNVIPNFVAGVEMAEPFGFTTVDEAIASTTEGLRFFMSHGITPRFTTWCPEPTTPLGKANPQGAPLEYHIRLLQAYRATMDEFGLSSPPGYGPPGPGNAVFSVSSFMDSLPAVEETASETGTESAEEVSAQ is encoded by the coding sequence ATGGGCAGCCGCACCGCACTGGTGGAGGACCTGATGGAGAGGTTCCCGCACGTGCCACGGGAAGCCGTCTTCAAGGAGGACCTGCTCAGGGGTGGTGTGGCCTTCGACGCCTCCGCGCTGAGCGACAACGAGAAGGGCGACGTCAAGCCGAAGTCGTACTTCATCTTCTCCTTCGACCACGGCACCCTGCCCGAGCTGGGCGAGGCCGCCCTGCGCCGCCCGCCGGAGGAGATCATCCTCACCGGCGGCCCGTACGACCTGCGGCGCACGGTCGTCTCCGTACGGGTCAACCCGTCCTCGCCCTACCGGGTGGCGTCCGACGAGGAAGGCCTGCTCGGCCTCTACCTCGACGGCCGACGCATCGCGGACGTCGGCGTCCCGCCCATGCCGGAGTACTACCGGCACACCCTCTCCAACGGGAAGTCCGTGATGGAGGTGGCCCCGACCATCCAGTGGGGTTACCTGATCTACCTCACCGTCTTCCGCGTCTGCCAGTACTTCGGCGCGAAGGAGGAGTGCCAGTACTGCGACATCAACCACAACTGGCGCCAGCACAAGGCGGCGGGCCGGCCGTACACGGGTGTGAAGGACGTCGACGAGGTCCTCGAAGCGCTGGAGATCATCGACCGGTACGACACGGCGAAGACGTCCACCGCGTACACGCTCACCGGCGGCGCCATCACCAAGACGGTCTCGGGCCGTGACGAGGCCGACTTCTACGGCCACTACGCCAAGGCCATCGAGGAGCGCTTCCCGGACCGCTGGATCGGCAAGGTCGTCGCCCAGGCGCTGCCCCTTGACGACGTCAAGCGCTTCCACGACTACGGCGTGAAGATCTACCACCCCAACTACGAGGTGTGGGACGAGTACCTGTTCAAGATGTACTGCCCCGGTAAGGAGCGTTACGTCGGCCGCGACGAGTGGCACAAGCGCATCCTGGACTCGGCGGGTGTCTTCGGCGCGCGCAATGTGATCCCCAACTTCGTGGCGGGCGTGGAGATGGCCGAGCCGTTCGGGTTCACCACGGTCGACGAGGCCATCGCGTCGACCACCGAGGGCCTGCGTTTCTTCATGTCGCACGGCATCACGCCCCGTTTCACGACCTGGTGCCCGGAGCCCACGACCCCGCTCGGCAAGGCCAACCCGCAGGGCGCGCCGCTGGAATACCACATCCGGCTGCTGCAGGCCTACCGCGCCACGATGGACGAGTTCGGGCTGTCGTCGCCGCCCGGGTACGGTCCGCCCGGACCCGGCAACGCCGTCTTCTCCGTCAGCTCCTTCATGGACAGCCTCCCGGCCGTCGAGGAGACCGCCTCGGAGACCGGCACGGAGAGTGCCGAAGAGGTTTCCGCTCAGTAA
- a CDS encoding hydroxyacid dehydrogenase, with protein MPARPLALFAMTAENVPQVFPPEVLSRLRETVEIDPALVAGNFTDPQVREVLAEAEVLVTGWGCPRIDEAVLDAAPKLRAVLHSAGSVKGFVAPAVWERGIAVSTAAAANALPVAEYTLAMVLLAGKDILGRRERLRTERVSPGWGFVPGIGNHGRRVGVIGASRIGRRVIELLRPFDLRVSLTDPYVDEAGAAALGVPLLPLDDLLRTCDIVTVHAPDTPETHRLIDRRALALMPDGAVLVNTARGALVDHDALIDELRAGRLSAILDVTDPEPLPADSPLLDLPNAFVTPHLAGSQGNEVARLGLAVTQEAERLVAGRELAHALDRAALERMA; from the coding sequence TTGCCCGCGCGTCCGCTCGCTCTGTTCGCCATGACGGCCGAGAACGTTCCGCAGGTCTTCCCGCCGGAGGTGCTGTCCCGGCTGCGCGAGACCGTGGAGATCGATCCCGCCCTGGTCGCCGGGAACTTCACCGACCCCCAGGTCCGGGAGGTGTTGGCCGAGGCCGAGGTGCTGGTCACCGGCTGGGGCTGCCCCCGCATCGACGAGGCGGTCCTGGACGCGGCGCCCAAGCTGCGGGCGGTGCTGCACTCGGCGGGCTCGGTGAAGGGGTTCGTGGCCCCCGCCGTCTGGGAGCGCGGGATCGCCGTCTCCACGGCGGCCGCCGCCAATGCCCTGCCCGTCGCCGAGTACACGCTCGCCATGGTCCTGCTCGCCGGCAAGGACATCCTCGGCCGCCGCGAACGCCTGCGGACCGAGCGGGTCTCGCCGGGCTGGGGGTTCGTCCCCGGCATCGGCAACCACGGCCGCCGCGTCGGCGTCATCGGCGCCTCCCGCATCGGCCGCCGGGTCATCGAACTGCTGCGCCCCTTCGACCTGCGGGTGAGCCTCACCGACCCCTACGTCGACGAGGCCGGGGCCGCCGCCCTCGGCGTACCCCTGCTGCCGCTCGACGACCTGCTGCGCACCTGCGACATCGTCACCGTGCACGCCCCGGACACCCCCGAGACCCACCGGCTCATCGACCGCCGCGCACTCGCCCTGATGCCCGACGGGGCGGTCCTCGTGAACACCGCGCGCGGCGCTCTCGTCGACCACGACGCGCTCATCGACGAGCTGCGCGCCGGGCGGCTCTCCGCGATCCTCGACGTCACCGACCCCGAGCCGCTGCCCGCCGACTCCCCGCTCCTCGACCTGCCGAACGCCTTCGTCACCCCCCACCTCGCCGGCTCCCAGGGCAACGAGGTCGCCCGCCTCGGCCTCGCGGTCACCCAGGAGGCCGAACGGCTCGTCGCCGGACGCGAGCTGGCGCACGCGCTCGACCGGGCGGCGCTGGAACGCATGGCGTGA